The DNA sequence CGGTAACACGGGTTCGAGTCCCGTAGGGGTCATATAATCAGAGGTGAAATATCGCTTCTGATTTTTTTATTTGTGGAGAGTTGTCCGAGCTGGCCGAAGGAGCACGCCTGGAAAGTGTGTAGGCGCCACAAGCGTCTCGAGGGTTCGAATCCCTCACTCTCCGTTTGTACCTTAATATTAACAACATCCAAGACGTTGATATTGCTAAAACTCCCGATGTAGCGGGGGTTCTTTTTTTATGTTCATTCAATAAAATAGCGTAATCAGATTTCTACGCCAACCTGACGCCAATATTAATAAAATTTTGTTATTTTTATGTAATCTGACGCCAACGTCAACGCCAACATAAAATACATTCCAAGACTAGGCAGAGTAGGAGCTTGAGGATTACAAGTTAGAAATAGCTTTTAATGCCTTTTCTTCTTTTCTGTCTTTTGTTTCGTCTAATAAGTGACTATATGTGTCATTGCTTTTAAGAAATAAATTAATTGAGATCTTTGAGAGTTTAAAGATAAGTGGTAGGATTATGTAGTATAATATATCAAAAAAATACTAGGGTAGGTGAGCTACCCTAGTAATATAAAAGCTTGTGCTATTTTGGGATAACAAATAAATAAATAGGTAAATGAATATGCCCAATGCACATTTTTTCGTAAATTTTGTTGGTGATTATTGTTTCATTGAATAATCAACTTCTTTTAAATCGCTTAGTTTATATTTTTTCTCACCTAAATTTTTACCACTAATACCTTGCCTAAATTTTACTATGACATCGTTTTTACTTTTCAGTTCATATGTCATGATTCCTTTAGCTTCTTTTCCTTTTTTGATGTTATCATGTGTATGTTCTTTCCATTCCTTATAATCATCTTCATTAGCCGATATACTTGGATCAAGTTTAGTTTCTGTATTTTCATCATCTTGGAATATTGAAGTAGTTGCCATGAATAATGTAGAAGGACTTATATTCTTGTCTGTTTTATTAGTTGCTAAGATTTTGAATACAATATTCTTTTTATTAGTATCTTTATCATTTAAAATAAATACTTCTTTGATAGTATAATATCCATCTTCAATAACAACTGTGTCATTTTTGAATTGAACTTTGTTTGTATTTACTTTTTCGTCAGATTTTTCTTTTGTTTCAGTTTTTTCTTTTGATTCTTCTTTTTGGTCGCATCCTCCTAAAACTAATAATGATGATAGTAACAAAATTGCTGGTTTTTTCATATTGTTCCCTCCAAATTGGTTTTATATATAATAGATGTTATTTTTTGACATTTAAAGACAAAAAATAACACTTAAATATCATAATATATCCATATGTATATTTATGATTTGCAATTCCCAATTCCCTTTGAAGTAGTGGGGTTCTTTTTGTTTGATCAATATTATGTAAATAGATCCTTGTTACAATAATATTCAAGGATAGCCGAACTACCCCTGAATTTATTGTGATGGTGTAGTTTGCTCAATAACTCTATTTCTATATTGTTCATATGTTTCACCTGGTTCTATACTGAACCCCGGTCCACCACCAATACCTTGGTATTTATCGGGGTTTTTATTGTAGTCTTCTGTAAAAGTTTTTGCTCGTTCATAGTCTGCTCTTGAAGGACCTGACTCATTATTTTCTATATTAGGTGTTGGTTGATTTGTTTCAACTTGATGTTTGTTTGGTGTTTGATTGTTTATATTAGAATTATTATTTTGGTTAGGATTTATTTCTTCCTGTTGAGTTATAGTATCTGATGATGGTGTAGTTTGATTATTATTGTTTTGTTCAGTAACTTGTTTATTTTTATTTCTTTCTTTTTCTTCATTTTTCTCTTTATCTTTGTTCTTTATCTCGGATTTTTTCTTATCTTCTTTAGATGAGCTTTCTTCTTTTTGATTACAACCTCCTATAATTAATAAAGATGATAGTAATAAAGCTGCTGTCTTTTTCATGTTAGATCCTCCAAACTGGTTTTTTATATTAATTATGTTATTTTTTGACAAATAAAATGAAAAAAATAGCACTAATAAAATCTAGTGTAACTAATTGTATGTATCTTCAGTGAGTTCTCCATGTCGAATTGATACTAATAATATATAATTTATCTTTGAGAAAGGGAATATCATTACCAAGTTATTGGTGATTTCGATTATTTTTCTTATTATCTAATTATAATACATAAAAGATAAGTTTTTATTGTGTATATCTAGTGTATTTATTGTTTCTTTTTTGGAGATGTTGAAATAATATATTCACATGCTTCTTGCTTTAGTGGGGTGCTGGTGTGGATTTTGGTTTATATTAAAGATAAGTGGTAAAAATAAAAGAGCGTAAATTCATTTGAAAACAAGAATTTACGCTCTTTCTATCTTAGTTAGGAATGGCAATGTCAGCTAAGTATTCAGTTTCTTTTTTATTTTCTATTTTGTTCTCAATTTCATCTACATAATTTTGATAAATAGCTATCGTGTCTTCTAAAGTTGCTTTATGTTCATTTAATATATCTGTTAGTGTAATTGCGTTATTATGGAAAGAACTTAATTTTTCTTTAATTTGGCGAATTGGCATATTTAATCTTCTTAAACAAATAATGAAATTAATCATTTCTATATCTTTTTCAGAGTATAAGCGGTTATTATTTTCATCTCTTGATATGTTTTGAATTAAATTATGTTTTTCGTAATATCTTATTTTACTGGAGTTGATATCCATTATTTTAGCGACTTCATTTATATGATAATATTTCATAGAGCTTATCCCTTTCTTTAAACCTTGGTTTAAGTGTTATAGTGTTCAGTATAACAAATAGGAAAGAAGAAAGGAAAATTTTAATATGAAAAAAATATTGATAGCAGTAACTAGCGTTTCAAAATATCCTAACATGGAAAGACCAACAGGCTTATGGTTAGGAGAAGCAGTACATTTTGCTGATGAAATGTACAATAAAGGATATGAAATTGATTACGTAAGTCCTATGGGTGGATATACACCACTTGATCCAGAAAGTTTAAAACCTGAAGCAATGACAGATTTAGACTGGAAATACTATGAAGATAAAAACTTCATGAATAAATTAGGTAATACACTTAAACCATCTGAAATTAATGCTTCAGACTATGAATTAATTTATTATGCAGGCGGACATGGCGTAATCTGGGACTTCTTAGATAATGCAGAACTTCAAGAATTATCAAAAGAAATATATTCAGCAAACGGCATTGTTTCATCAGTATGTCACGGAGCAATTGGCTTATTAAATATTAAAGATGAAAATGGAAAATATCTTGTAGAAGGTAAAGAAGTAACTGGTTTCTCAAATTCTGAAGAAAAACAAATCGGACTTGATGAACATGTTCCTTATTTAACTGAAGACGAATTAAATAATAAAGGCGCAAGATTTTCTAAAGATGATAACTGGACTTCATATGCAGTAGTAGATGGAAGACTAGTTACCGGTCAAAATCCACAATCTGGTAAAGAAGTTGCTAAAAGAGCATTAGAAATTTTAAACAAATAATTTCTATTTATAATATATATTGAAGATGTTAGAGCCCTCGAAATTTCGAGGGCTCTAAGTTTGTAGATAAACTTAACCGATTAAAAACTCGCTTGCCTAGGGTACAGTCTCAGCCTGTAGTCTTCGACTCGTACTATTCCCTCAGGCGTCTCGTTTTTAATCGGTTTTTCAGCTCTAACGTGAAAGAATTAAAAAACAATCCCCTTAGAAATTCTAACGAGAAAGAAATCCAAAACAATCCCGTTAGAGCCATTTTGGCTATATAAAAGTGTAAAATCACATTTAAAACAGGTCTTTTTCAGCTCTAACGTGAAAGAATTAAAAAACAATCCCGTTAGAATTTCTAACGGGAAAGAAATCTAAAACAATCCCGTTAGAGCCATTTTGCCTACTAAAAAGTGTAAAATCACATTTAAAACAGGTCTTTTTCAGCTCTAACGTGAAAGAATGAGAAAACAATCCCGTTAGAATTTCTAACGGGAAAGAAATCTAAAACAATCCCGTTAGAGCCATTTTGCCTACTAAAAAGTGTAAAATCACATTTAAAACAGGTCTTTTTCAGCTCTAACGTGAAAGAATGAGAAAACAATCCCGTTAGAATTTCTAACGTGAAAGAAATCTAAAGCAATCCCGTTAGAACAAAACCTGCTAACAATTTCTCTTTAAGTGACTTTGTCCACAGTCTGTGAGCCCTCGAAATTTCGAGGGCTCTTTTTCTGTGCTTAAAAAACCTATAATCGCATTTTTAATTGTATATATATGTAATATGTGGTAAAAATAAGTATAGCGTTTTGGTTCATTTGAGGACGGCTTATATAAAAATAATACTTTGTTTTACACTTTGGAGGCAGTAATGAAATTAGCATGGTTAATAGATACAACAACTTATATAGATCAAAATGTTGATAAGAAGGATTTATTTGTCGTTTCATTATCAACTATTATAAATGGTAAACCGTATAAGGATACGGAGTTTGAAAGTTCTAAATCATTTTTTAAATTATTAAAAGAGAATGGTAATGGGGCTAAGACGGCTCAACCGACACCGCAAGATTTTATTGAGGTTTATGAACAAATTGAACAAGAGGGTTATACGCATGTTATTGCGATTCATCCTTCAAGTAATTTATCGGGTACGTATGCTTCGTCACTTACAACTTCACAAACTTTTTCTATGGAAACGCATGTTATTGACAGTGGTACTGGTGGTTTTCCTCAAAAAGCTTTAGTCGAATATGGGAAGAAGTTGTTAGATGATGGTTTATCTTTTGAAGAGATAAAGAGTAAACTTGAATCTGTTAAAAAGTCGAGTGAATTATATTTGTTACCAAAGAATTTACATCAATTGAAGAATAGTGGTCGCGTTTCGAATAGCAAATATATTTTAAGTGGTTTGTTGAATATCAAACTATTATTAAAGTTAGAACTTGGAACGATAGATTTAAAACTGAAATCTAGAGGAATGAAGAAAATAGAAGCTTATTTAGTACAGCATATTAATGAAGCAATTAAAAATGGTGTACAGAGAATTGCGGTACTTCATGCTGGTAATGATACTGAGGCGCATATATGGAAAGAGCGTATTCTTACTATAAATAGAAATGTTGAAGTACTTATAGAACCTTTAGTTCCAGTAGCTAGTGTACATACGGGTTATGGAACAATTGCTATAGCTTGGATAAATATAAATGAATAAAAAATATTAATCGTATAGAGATCTACTAAACTTAGAATAAAAAATGCTGAGACATAAATATGTCTCAGCATTATTTTTTTATATTAATTAAATAAAAGCGCTTTTATTTATTTTTTTAAGTTTAACCTCTTGTTTTATTCTTTCAAAAGTACTAATATAGTTAAATCTGATTAAAATTATAGGAATAAAGGAGTGACATAAAATGAAGAAGTATCCTTTAGCGATATGGATATTAAGTTTAGGTGCATTTGCGATTGGTATGACAGAATTTGTCGTTATGGGACTTTTACCAAATGTTGCAAGAGATTTAAATGTAACTGTATCTGACGCTGGTCAATTAATAACTGGTTACGCATTAAGTGTGGCGATAGGTGGTCCACTTATTGTATTGGCAACTTATAAATTACCGAGAAAAAATCTTTTAATTTTATTAATGAGTATCTTCATTATTGGTAATGGAATAGGTGGAATAGCACCTACATATGGATTGCTTATGCTAAGTAGAGTTGTAGCTGCATTAGCTCACGGTTCTTTCTTTGGTATAGGTTCAATATTAGCAGCAAGCATGGTTCCTACGCATAAGAGAGCGAGTGCCATGGCTATCATGTTTATGGGTCTAACAATGAGTAATGTATTAGGTGTGCCATTTGGTACGTTTGTTGGTCAAATGTTAGGTTGGAAAATGACATTTATCATCATTAGTTTCTTAGGTTTATGTACACTTATTGGTATTATTAAATTTGTGCCAAACCAAAAAGACACACAACCAATTTCTATTAAAAATGAACTGAGTGTCTTAAAAGATTTAAAATTATGGTTAACTTTAGGTACAACTTTATTTGGTTTTAGTAGTGTATTTGCATATTTCACATACATTTCTCAAATATTGACTGATGTAACGCATTTTGATGAAAGCTGGATTTCATTTCTATTAATTATTTTCGGCGTAGGTGTTACGTTAGGAAATATTATTGGCGGAAAATTAGCCGATTGGAATTTAAATCGCGCTTTAAAAATTATTTTTATAGCATTTCCAATTTATATCTTTATGATGTACTTCATTCAAGATTATACGTTCTTAATGGTATTCGGAATACTCATATTTGGATTAATGGGATTTAGTATGAATCCTTCATTACAATATAAGAGTATGGTTATTTCTCAAGATGCACCGATGCTTGCAAGTACAATGAATCAATCAGCATTTAACATTGGTAATGCTTTAGGTGCTTTTGTAGGTGGACTTGTAATTACGCATTTAGAAGTAAAAGATTTAGCATTAGTGGCACCGTTCTTAACTATTATAGGTTTGATATTCTTAATTTTAGAATTGATTGTTACGAAAAAAGGTGAAAAACAAACGGCATAAACCATAATTTATAAAAGCATTTTACATGTTCAAATATAAATTTATAGGTATAATGAATAATGGTATTAAGGAGGTCCGATTATTAATGAAACATTGGATTGAAGATCGTGCGAATGAAGCGCCCGATAAAATTGCTATTATTCAAGATGAAAGAAAATTAACCAATCAAGAATTGTTTGATCAAGCTAAAATGTATGCTTACTTTTTTAAACAATTGAATCAAAAAAGAATTGGTTTATATATAAAAAATGATATTGAACATGTTGCCTTAATAATAGGGGCATGGTTAGAAAATATCGAAGTTGTGATGATAAATACGAAATTAACTGCTTCAGAAATTGAAAATCAATTACAAACGGTTGATGTTGATATTGTATTGTCATATCAAGCACTAAACATTAAACAGCAAGTTAAACTTATAGAAGATATAGTATTACAAGATCGTGTGAATGAAACTTACACATTAGATTTGAATCATATCGCTACAATCATGTTTACGTCTGGGACAACTGGTCCGGCAAAAGCAGTTCCGCAAACATTTTCAAATCACTATTATAGTGCAGTAGGGTGTAAAGAGACGCTAGGTTATGATCAATCAACGAATTGGTTGTCTGTTTTGCCGATATATCATATTTCAGGTTTAAGTGTACTTATTAGAAGTTTAATATTTGGATTTAAAGTTATTTTAGAGCCTAAATTTGAAGCGAAACGTGTGATGAACATGATAAAATCCGACAATATTACGCATTTATCATTAGTTCCGCAAACGCTTCAATGGCTAATGGATGATGGATTGGACCAACCTTATCAATTAGAAAAAATATTACTTGGTGGCGCGAAATTATCGGATAAACTGATTCAAGATTCGTTAAATAAAAATTTACCTATATATAATTCCTTTGGTATGACAGAGACGTGTTCTCAATTTGTGACAGCAAGTCCTGAAATGCTAGCTGAAAAGCCACGTACAGTCGGAAAAATAGCTTCAAATGTTAAGTTAAAGATTATTAACCAAGACAATAATGGTCACGGTGAAATTATTGTTTCAGGTGGTAATGTTATGAATGGATACTTAACATCGATTAATCGCGACCAAGATTTTGTAGACGGTTATTTTAAAACGGGTGATGTTGGCTCAATAGATGAAGAAGGCTTTGTATATATTTATGATAGAAGAAAAGATTTAATCATTAGCGGTGGGGAAAATATTTATCCTTATGAGATAGAACATACAATTTTAAATCATCAAGATGTTATCAATTGTGTGGCAGTTCCTGTAAATGATGAAAAATGGGGACAAGTACCAGCACTTGCATATGAAGCAGATCATGAAATCGATATTGAAGCGTTTCAAGCTTTGTTAAATAAACATTTAGCGAAATATAAACATCCAAAATACTTTTGTAGAATTGATGCCATACCGAGAACTTCGACTGGTAAAGTTTCAAGACATAAAGTGAAAGCGTGGATTGAACATGAAGCAAAATGAGCTTAACTTTTACACATATAAAGCAAACTTTAAAATACCGATTCAAACACCATTAACAACATTACAAGAACGGGAAGTACTTATCGTTGAATGGAAAGATAAAAATGGACAAACTTATTATGGAGAATGTAATGCATTTTCTAGTGATTGGTACCATTTTGAAACGATACAAACGGTAAAAGAAGCATTGCAATTATGGTTTGAAACGCATAAAATTGATGACTTTGAAAGTTACGAAATAGCATGTCATAAAATTAATGAACTGGACAAGTATCCAAATGCGAGAAGCGCTATGTCGATGGTGTTCTTTCAAAAATTTCATAAACTAGATGACGTAGAAGTAGATTATGGCGCTACAATTAATGGTAATCTTGAACAACATTTTAAAAATTATAACAACAAGCTTCCAACTAGAGTTAAATTAAAATGGCATACAGAAATTGAAGAAGATATACATTATTTAACGGATCATTATCCACAAATTAAAAGGGCGATCGATGCTAATGGTGTACTTAATGGTGAAGATGTTCTATTGCTAAACCAATTTAAGGACGATAACTTTATTTACATCGAACAGCCTTTTAAAGATTATGATAAGTATAATAAATATAGAGAACAATTAAACTTACCAATATTTATTGATGAATCTGCAGAAAGTATTGAACAAATTAAAAAATTTATTCATGCTGAACTAATAGATGGCGTCGTTATTAAACCATCTAGAGTGGGTGGAATTGATAAAGCATTGGAAGTTATTCATTACTGTAATGAACATGATATTAAATTCGTTGTTGGTGGAATGTATGAATTTGGTTTAAGTGGCTATTTTACAGCTTATTTAGCTCAATTTAGTCATTATCCAAGTGATATAACACCAAGTGATTATTACTTTGATGAAGATTTTATAAGTAATCCTTCTATTTTAAATGGGAATAAAGTATTTTATACACCACCTAAAGTAGAATTAAATAAATTATTAAAATAAAAGGCATAAACGCTAGGGAGCTGCGTTTATGCCTTTTATTTATTATTCATCTTTTTTAGGTGGGACTGGGTCATAGCCACCTTCATGAAATGGG is a window from the Mammaliicoccus sp. Marseille-Q6498 genome containing:
- a CDS encoding DUF5067 domain-containing protein, with protein sequence MKKPAILLLSSLLVLGGCDQKEESKEKTETKEKSDEKVNTNKVQFKNDTVVIEDGYYTIKEVFILNDKDTNKKNIVFKILATNKTDKNISPSTLFMATTSIFQDDENTETKLDPSISANEDDYKEWKEHTHDNIKKGKEAKGIMTYELKSKNDVIVKFRQGISGKNLGEKKYKLSDLKEVDYSMKQ
- a CDS encoding MerR family transcriptional regulator, with the translated sequence MKYYHINEVAKIMDINSSKIRYYEKHNLIQNISRDENNNRLYSEKDIEMINFIICLRRLNMPIRQIKEKLSSFHNNAITLTDILNEHKATLEDTIAIYQNYVDEIENKIENKKETEYLADIAIPN
- a CDS encoding type 1 glutamine amidotransferase domain-containing protein, whose product is MKKILIAVTSVSKYPNMERPTGLWLGEAVHFADEMYNKGYEIDYVSPMGGYTPLDPESLKPEAMTDLDWKYYEDKNFMNKLGNTLKPSEINASDYELIYYAGGHGVIWDFLDNAELQELSKEIYSANGIVSSVCHGAIGLLNIKDENGKYLVEGKEVTGFSNSEEKQIGLDEHVPYLTEDELNNKGARFSKDDNWTSYAVVDGRLVTGQNPQSGKEVAKRALEILNK
- a CDS encoding DegV family protein encodes the protein MKLAWLIDTTTYIDQNVDKKDLFVVSLSTIINGKPYKDTEFESSKSFFKLLKENGNGAKTAQPTPQDFIEVYEQIEQEGYTHVIAIHPSSNLSGTYASSLTTSQTFSMETHVIDSGTGGFPQKALVEYGKKLLDDGLSFEEIKSKLESVKKSSELYLLPKNLHQLKNSGRVSNSKYILSGLLNIKLLLKLELGTIDLKLKSRGMKKIEAYLVQHINEAIKNGVQRIAVLHAGNDTEAHIWKERILTINRNVEVLIEPLVPVASVHTGYGTIAIAWININE
- a CDS encoding MFS transporter, which gives rise to MKKYPLAIWILSLGAFAIGMTEFVVMGLLPNVARDLNVTVSDAGQLITGYALSVAIGGPLIVLATYKLPRKNLLILLMSIFIIGNGIGGIAPTYGLLMLSRVVAALAHGSFFGIGSILAASMVPTHKRASAMAIMFMGLTMSNVLGVPFGTFVGQMLGWKMTFIIISFLGLCTLIGIIKFVPNQKDTQPISIKNELSVLKDLKLWLTLGTTLFGFSSVFAYFTYISQILTDVTHFDESWISFLLIIFGVGVTLGNIIGGKLADWNLNRALKIIFIAFPIYIFMMYFIQDYTFLMVFGILIFGLMGFSMNPSLQYKSMVISQDAPMLASTMNQSAFNIGNALGAFVGGLVITHLEVKDLALVAPFLTIIGLIFLILELIVTKKGEKQTA
- the menE gene encoding o-succinylbenzoate--CoA ligase translates to MKHWIEDRANEAPDKIAIIQDERKLTNQELFDQAKMYAYFFKQLNQKRIGLYIKNDIEHVALIIGAWLENIEVVMINTKLTASEIENQLQTVDVDIVLSYQALNIKQQVKLIEDIVLQDRVNETYTLDLNHIATIMFTSGTTGPAKAVPQTFSNHYYSAVGCKETLGYDQSTNWLSVLPIYHISGLSVLIRSLIFGFKVILEPKFEAKRVMNMIKSDNITHLSLVPQTLQWLMDDGLDQPYQLEKILLGGAKLSDKLIQDSLNKNLPIYNSFGMTETCSQFVTASPEMLAEKPRTVGKIASNVKLKIINQDNNGHGEIIVSGGNVMNGYLTSINRDQDFVDGYFKTGDVGSIDEEGFVYIYDRRKDLIISGGENIYPYEIEHTILNHQDVINCVAVPVNDEKWGQVPALAYEADHEIDIEAFQALLNKHLAKYKHPKYFCRIDAIPRTSTGKVSRHKVKAWIEHEAK
- the menC gene encoding o-succinylbenzoate synthase, which codes for MKQNELNFYTYKANFKIPIQTPLTTLQEREVLIVEWKDKNGQTYYGECNAFSSDWYHFETIQTVKEALQLWFETHKIDDFESYEIACHKINELDKYPNARSAMSMVFFQKFHKLDDVEVDYGATINGNLEQHFKNYNNKLPTRVKLKWHTEIEEDIHYLTDHYPQIKRAIDANGVLNGEDVLLLNQFKDDNFIYIEQPFKDYDKYNKYREQLNLPIFIDESAESIEQIKKFIHAELIDGVVIKPSRVGGIDKALEVIHYCNEHDIKFVVGGMYEFGLSGYFTAYLAQFSHYPSDITPSDYYFDEDFISNPSILNGNKVFYTPPKVELNKLLK